TGGAAGAAGCCTTACAAAGCACCGAAGAAATGCTCGTTGGTCAAAAATTTGGTGAAGCTTCAGCCCGAGTGGTAATTGAAGAGTTTCTAAGCGGTGAGGAATTTTCACTTATGGCATTTGTGAATGGAGAAGTGGTGATACCACTAGAAATCGCTCAAGATCATAAACGTGCCTTTGATGGTGATAACGGTCCAAATACAGGCGGAATGGGTGCTTATTCTCCAGTTCCTCATATTGAGCATGGAATTGTTGAAACGGCTATTGAAACCATTCTTAAGCCTGCTGCTAGGGCTATGGTTCAAGAGGGAAGAAGCTTTTGTGGAATCTTATATGCAGGTTTAATTGCAAGTGAAAATGGTCCAAGGGTTATTGAGTTTAATGCCCGTTTTGGAGACCCAGAAACACAAGTGATTTTACCAAGATTAAAGTCCGACTTGGTTCAGACCATCTTAGAGGTTTTGGACGGTGGTAGCCCTGAGCTTGTGTGGGATGAACAATCAATGGTTGGAGTTGTGGTTGCAGCCAAGGGGTATCCAGAGCAATATGAAAAAGGTGCAGTTCTTAAAGGAATAGCTGACTTTTCAAAGGAAGTATATACCTTTCATGCAGGAACCAATAAAAACGAGCTAGGCGAATTTGTTACTGATGGAGGCAGGGTTCTCTTAATAGGAGCAAAAGCTGAGAGTTTAAAGGATGCACAAGATACTGTCTACCGTGAGCTTGAGAAATTGTCATGTGACGGTGTTTTCTATCGAAAGGATATCGGTTCGAAGGCTATCGGGCGCAT
This Neobacillus sp. YX16 DNA region includes the following protein-coding sequences:
- the purD gene encoding phosphoribosylamine--glycine ligase, which produces MKVLIIGRGGREHALCRKVSESSLVEKVYAAPGNYGMEDVAERVLIEENNHEQLIQFAKEQGIGLTIIGPEVPLLEGLADKFEAEGLAVFGPRRLAAEIEGSKSFAKEIMRKYEIPTADYAVFTNYEEAKQYIEEKGAPIVIKADGLAAGKGVTVALTLEEALQSTEEMLVGQKFGEASARVVIEEFLSGEEFSLMAFVNGEVVIPLEIAQDHKRAFDGDNGPNTGGMGAYSPVPHIEHGIVETAIETILKPAARAMVQEGRSFCGILYAGLIASENGPRVIEFNARFGDPETQVILPRLKSDLVQTILEVLDGGSPELVWDEQSMVGVVVAAKGYPEQYEKGAVLKGIADFSKEVYTFHAGTNKNELGEFVTDGGRVLLIGAKAESLKDAQDTVYRELEKLSCDGVFYRKDIGSKAIGRIFC